The following proteins come from a genomic window of Cronobacter muytjensii ATCC 51329:
- the nifJ gene encoding pyruvate:ferredoxin (flavodoxin) oxidoreductase, with protein MITIDGNGAVASVAFRTSEVIAIYPITPSSTMAEQADAWAGNGMKNVWGDVPRVVEMQSEAGAIAAVHGALQTGALSTSFTSSQGLLLMIPTLYKLAGQLTPFVLHVAARTVATHALSIFGDHSDVMAVRQTGCAMLCAGSVQEAQDFALIAHIATLKSRVPFIHFFDGFRTSHEINKIAPLADETIRALLPQAEIDAHRARALNPEHPVIRGTSANPDTYFQSREATNPWYNAVYDHVEQAMNDFAAATGRQYKPFDYYGHPQAERVIILMGSASGTCEEVVDELLTRGEKVGVLKVRLFRPFSARHLLAALPQSAQRIAVLDRTKEPGALAEPLYLDVMTALAEAFNRGERDRLPRVIGGRYGLSSKEFGPDCVLAVFNELSAAQPKPRFTVGIYDDVTHLSLPLPENTLPSHARLEALFYGLGSDGSVSATKNNIKIIGNTTPWYAQGYFVYDSKKAGGLTVSHLRVSERPVNSAYLVSQADFVGCHQLQFIDKYPMAERLKPGGIFLINTPYPPEEVWHRLPQEVQAELNNKEARVYVVNAAKIARECQLGARINTVMQMAFFHLTQILPGDSALEALQGAIAKSYSSKGQELVARNWQALAMARESIFSVARQPVDARSHLRPPVVSDAAPDFVKTVTAAMLAGLGDALPVSALPPDGTWPLGTTQWEKRNIAEAIPIWKEELCTQCNHCVAACPHSAIRAKVVAPEALTDAPASLASLDVKSRDMRGQKYVLQVAPEDCTGCNLCVEVCPAKDRQNPEIKAINMMSRLEHVEEEKRHYDFFLGLPEIDRNKLERIDIRTSQLITPLFEYSGACSGCGETPYIKLLTQLYGDRLLIANATGCSSIYGGNLPSTPYTTDANGRGPAWANSLFEDNAEFGLGFRLTVDQHKARVQRLLAQFADKLTPALYAALQSDATPEVRREQVAQLRQQLQGVEGAQELLTDADALVEKSIWLIGGDGWAYDIGFGGLDHVLSLTENVNILVLDTQCYSNTGGQASKATPLGAVTKFGEHGKRKARKDLGVSMMMYGHVYVAQISLGAQLNQTVKAIQEAEAYPGPSLIIAYSPCEEHGYDLALSHDQMRQLTATGFWPLYRFDPRRADEGKLPLALDSRPPSDALAETLLAEQRFRRLNAQQPEVAEQLWKDAAADLQKRYDFLAQLAGKAE; from the coding sequence ATGATTACTATCGACGGCAACGGCGCAGTCGCTTCAGTCGCTTTTCGCACCAGTGAAGTTATCGCAATTTATCCCATCACACCGAGTTCGACCATGGCGGAGCAGGCCGACGCCTGGGCCGGCAACGGCATGAAAAACGTCTGGGGCGACGTGCCGCGCGTCGTGGAGATGCAGTCCGAGGCGGGCGCTATCGCCGCCGTCCACGGCGCGCTCCAGACCGGCGCGCTCTCCACCTCGTTTACCTCCTCCCAGGGCCTGCTGCTGATGATCCCGACGCTTTATAAGCTCGCGGGCCAGCTCACGCCGTTTGTGTTGCATGTGGCGGCGCGTACCGTCGCCACCCATGCGCTGTCGATTTTCGGCGATCATTCGGACGTCATGGCCGTGCGTCAGACGGGCTGTGCGATGCTCTGCGCGGGCAGCGTGCAGGAGGCGCAGGATTTTGCGCTGATAGCCCATATCGCCACGCTGAAAAGCCGCGTGCCGTTTATTCATTTTTTTGATGGTTTTCGCACCTCGCATGAGATAAACAAAATCGCGCCGCTCGCCGATGAGACGATCCGCGCGCTGCTGCCGCAGGCGGAGATTGACGCCCACCGCGCCCGCGCGCTGAACCCGGAGCACCCGGTGATACGCGGCACCTCCGCTAACCCGGACACGTATTTCCAGTCCCGCGAGGCGACCAATCCCTGGTATAACGCGGTTTATGATCATGTCGAACAGGCGATGAACGATTTCGCCGCCGCCACAGGACGCCAGTACAAGCCGTTCGACTATTACGGTCACCCGCAGGCTGAACGGGTCATTATTCTGATGGGCTCCGCCAGCGGCACCTGCGAAGAGGTGGTGGATGAGCTGCTGACGCGCGGTGAGAAAGTGGGCGTACTGAAAGTGCGCCTGTTCCGCCCGTTCAGCGCGCGTCACCTGCTGGCGGCGCTGCCGCAAAGCGCGCAGCGCATCGCGGTGCTCGACCGCACCAAAGAGCCGGGGGCGCTCGCCGAGCCGCTCTATCTGGATGTCATGACCGCGCTTGCTGAAGCCTTTAACCGCGGCGAGCGTGACCGTCTGCCGCGCGTTATCGGCGGTCGCTACGGGCTTTCATCGAAAGAGTTCGGCCCTGACTGCGTGCTGGCAGTGTTTAACGAACTCAGCGCCGCGCAACCGAAGCCGCGCTTTACCGTCGGTATCTATGACGACGTGACGCATCTGTCGCTGCCCCTGCCGGAAAATACGCTGCCCTCTCACGCCCGGCTCGAAGCGCTATTCTACGGGCTTGGCAGCGACGGCAGCGTCTCGGCCACCAAAAACAACATCAAAATTATCGGCAACACCACGCCGTGGTACGCGCAGGGCTATTTCGTTTACGACTCCAAAAAGGCGGGCGGGCTGACCGTTTCTCACCTGCGCGTCAGCGAGCGGCCTGTCAATTCCGCGTATCTGGTAAGCCAGGCGGATTTCGTCGGCTGCCATCAGTTGCAGTTTATCGATAAATACCCGATGGCCGAGCGCCTCAAGCCCGGCGGTATTTTCCTGATTAACACCCCTTACCCGCCCGAAGAGGTCTGGCACCGGCTGCCGCAGGAGGTCCAGGCGGAGCTCAATAACAAAGAAGCGCGGGTGTATGTGGTGAATGCGGCCAAAATCGCCCGCGAATGCCAGCTCGGCGCGCGGATCAACACCGTCATGCAGATGGCGTTTTTCCATCTGACGCAGATCCTGCCGGGCGACAGCGCGCTTGAGGCGTTGCAGGGCGCTATCGCCAAAAGCTACAGCAGCAAAGGCCAGGAGCTGGTGGCGCGTAACTGGCAGGCGCTGGCGATGGCCCGCGAGTCCATTTTCAGCGTCGCGCGCCAGCCGGTCGACGCGCGAAGCCATCTGCGCCCGCCGGTGGTCTCCGACGCCGCGCCTGATTTTGTTAAAACCGTCACCGCCGCGATGCTCGCGGGGCTCGGCGACGCGCTGCCGGTTTCCGCGCTGCCGCCGGACGGCACCTGGCCGCTCGGCACCACGCAATGGGAGAAACGCAATATCGCGGAAGCGATCCCCATCTGGAAGGAGGAGCTGTGTACCCAGTGCAACCACTGTGTCGCCGCCTGCCCGCACTCGGCGATCCGCGCCAAAGTGGTGGCACCTGAAGCCCTCACCGACGCGCCCGCGTCGCTGGCCTCGCTGGATGTAAAATCGCGCGATATGCGCGGCCAGAAATATGTGCTCCAGGTGGCGCCGGAAGACTGCACCGGCTGTAATTTGTGCGTCGAAGTCTGCCCGGCGAAAGACCGGCAGAACCCGGAGATCAAGGCCATCAATATGATGTCGCGCCTGGAGCATGTGGAGGAAGAAAAACGCCATTACGACTTCTTCCTGGGGCTGCCGGAGATAGATCGCAACAAACTTGAACGTATCGACATCCGCACCTCACAGCTCATCACGCCGCTGTTTGAGTACTCCGGCGCCTGCTCCGGCTGCGGCGAAACGCCGTATATCAAGCTGCTGACTCAGCTCTACGGCGACCGGCTGCTTATCGCCAACGCCACCGGTTGCTCGTCGATTTACGGCGGTAACCTGCCCTCAACGCCTTACACTACCGACGCGAACGGTCGCGGCCCGGCGTGGGCCAACTCGCTGTTTGAGGATAACGCGGAGTTCGGCCTCGGTTTCCGCTTAACGGTCGACCAGCACAAAGCGCGCGTGCAGCGTCTGCTGGCGCAGTTCGCCGATAAGCTAACGCCTGCGCTGTACGCGGCGCTGCAAAGCGACGCCACGCCTGAGGTGCGCCGCGAGCAGGTGGCGCAGTTGCGCCAGCAGTTACAGGGTGTGGAAGGCGCGCAGGAGCTGCTCACCGACGCCGACGCGCTGGTGGAGAAATCCATCTGGCTGATTGGCGGCGACGGCTGGGCGTATGACATCGGCTTCGGCGGCCTCGACCATGTGCTGAGCCTGACCGAAAACGTCAATATTCTGGTGCTGGATACGCAGTGCTATTCCAACACCGGCGGCCAGGCGTCGAAGGCCACGCCACTCGGCGCGGTGACGAAATTCGGCGAACACGGCAAGCGCAAGGCGCGTAAAGATCTCGGCGTGAGCATGATGATGTACGGGCATGTCTATGTGGCGCAGATTTCGCTCGGCGCGCAGCTCAACCAGACGGTGAAAGCGATTCAGGAGGCGGAAGCCTACCCCGGCCCGTCGCTGATTATCGCCTACAGCCCCTGCGAGGAGCACGGTTACGACCTGGCGCTGAGCCATGATCAGATGCGCCAGCTCACCGCGACGGGCTTCTGGCCGCTCTACCGCTTCGACCCGCGCCGCGCCGACGAAGGCAAGCTGCCGCTGGCGCTTGACTCACGTCCGCCGTCGGACGCGCTGGCGGAAACCCTGCTCGCCGAGCAACGTTTCCGCCGTCTCAATGCCCAGCAGCCGGAGGTCGCGGAACAGCTCTGGAAGGACGCCGCCGCCGATTTGCAAAAACGCTACGACTTCCTGGCGCAGCTCGCGGGCAAAGCGGAGTAA
- a CDS encoding putative hemolysin encodes MRAAFWVGCAALLLSACSSEPVQQATAAHVPPGMRAAMSSAGQANCAMVGGSMSVARQLDGSTTGMCALPNGKRCSEAALATGACAAY; translated from the coding sequence ATGCGAGCAGCGTTTTGGGTAGGTTGTGCCGCGTTACTGTTATCGGCATGCAGCAGCGAACCCGTTCAGCAGGCCACCGCGGCGCACGTGCCGCCGGGCATGCGGGCGGCGATGTCGAGCGCAGGCCAGGCGAACTGCGCGATGGTGGGCGGGTCGATGTCCGTTGCGCGTCAGCTTGACGGCTCCACCACCGGCATGTGCGCGCTGCCCAACGGCAAACGTTGCAGCGAAGCGGCGCTCGCCACCGGCGCCTGCGCCGCGTACTGA
- the hslJ gene encoding heat shock protein HslJ — MKKILIPLLAGMTLAGCHSTAPSSSRLTPETLQHHRYVLQTVNGAPLDATRRVPELSFGEHMHVSGSMCNRFMGQGELHGDTLKVNGLASTRMLCAEPQLNELDKLIGEMLSQGATVSVGKQQLTLKYRQYTLVYKLADLVQ; from the coding sequence ATGAAAAAAATCCTTATCCCTTTACTGGCGGGCATGACGCTCGCGGGCTGTCACAGCACCGCCCCCTCGTCTTCGCGCCTCACCCCGGAAACGCTGCAACACCACCGCTACGTGCTGCAAACCGTCAACGGCGCGCCGCTGGATGCCACGCGTCGCGTACCGGAGCTGAGCTTTGGCGAACATATGCATGTCTCTGGCAGCATGTGTAACCGTTTTATGGGTCAGGGCGAGCTGCATGGCGATACGCTGAAAGTGAACGGGCTTGCATCGACGCGTATGCTGTGCGCCGAGCCGCAGCTTAATGAGCTGGATAAACTGATTGGCGAGATGTTAAGCCAGGGGGCGACGGTGAGCGTCGGAAAACAGCAGCTCACCCTGAAGTACCGCCAGTATACGCTGGTATATAAACTGGCGGATCTGGTGCAGTAA
- a CDS encoding 2-hydroxyacid dehydrogenase encodes MKLAVYSTKQYDKKYLQHVNQEYGFDLEFYDFLLTERTAKTAIQCDGVCIFVNDDGSRPVLEELKKHGVKFIALRCAGFNNVDLDAAKELGLKVVRVPAYSPEAVAEHAVGMMMCLNRRIHRAYQRTRDANFNLEGLTGFTMYGKTAGVIGTGKIGVAALRILKGFGMRLLAFDPYPSAAALELGVEYVDLKTLFSQSDVITLHCPLTPENYHLLNQNAFEQMKDGVMIINTSRGGLVDSQAAIEALKSQKIGALGMDVYENERDLFFEDKSNDVIQDDVFRRLSACHNVLFTGHQAFLTEEALISISETTLENLRQLERGETCPNELV; translated from the coding sequence ATGAAACTGGCGGTTTATAGCACAAAGCAGTACGACAAAAAGTATTTGCAGCATGTTAACCAGGAATATGGCTTCGATCTTGAATTTTATGACTTCCTGTTAACCGAGCGCACGGCGAAAACCGCTATTCAGTGTGACGGCGTCTGCATTTTCGTTAACGACGATGGCAGCCGCCCGGTGCTGGAAGAGCTGAAAAAGCATGGCGTCAAGTTTATCGCGCTGCGCTGTGCAGGCTTTAATAACGTCGATCTCGACGCGGCGAAAGAGCTTGGCCTCAAAGTGGTGCGCGTCCCGGCGTATTCGCCGGAGGCCGTGGCGGAACATGCCGTGGGCATGATGATGTGTCTGAACCGCCGCATTCACCGCGCTTATCAGCGCACCCGCGACGCCAACTTCAACCTTGAAGGGCTGACCGGCTTCACCATGTATGGCAAAACCGCTGGGGTTATCGGCACCGGTAAAATCGGCGTCGCCGCGCTGCGCATCCTCAAAGGTTTCGGCATGCGTCTGCTGGCGTTCGATCCCTACCCGAGCGCCGCCGCGCTGGAGCTCGGCGTTGAGTATGTCGATCTTAAAACGCTGTTCTCTCAGTCAGACGTCATTACCCTGCACTGCCCGCTGACGCCAGAAAACTACCACCTGCTGAACCAGAATGCGTTTGAGCAGATGAAAGACGGCGTGATGATCATCAACACCAGCCGCGGCGGTCTGGTCGATTCTCAGGCGGCGATTGAAGCGCTTAAAAGCCAGAAAATCGGCGCGCTGGGCATGGACGTGTATGAAAATGAGCGCGACCTGTTCTTTGAAGATAAATCCAACGATGTTATCCAGGATGACGTGTTCCGTCGTCTTTCCGCCTGTCACAACGTGCTGTTTACCGGCCATCAGGCGTTCCTGACCGAAGAGGCGTTAATCAGCATCTCTGAAACCACGCTTGAAAACCTGCGCCAGCTGGAGCGCGGCGAGACCTGCCCCAACGAACTGGTGTGA
- a CDS encoding YdbH family protein, with translation MKGKYRAVIALLLLLVLLPLTLLLTAGYWLPTLAGVWLPQGTRIALEHRPRLTRSAIVLPDLRYFAGDCELARAHNVVLSHPARWRLHLDALTLNTGCFSAIPDDPTPGAPRTLAQWQSMLPESDVEIARLTLVDLADYVGALQASLSPQAQVVTFTGDNLDVKARLVGQALRIERLRVHAFEGQPPVSLLGDFTLGLMPDGIPTKGAAQARFSLPQAPYHARAELEWRGGEGQLLVFADGDPDPLLDLPWQAGHDAFAFSDGRWRWPYQGFPLSGRVALRVENWRGGIEAARVSGRMNVVTQGNAGKGNAVLSFGPGTLSLRQSAMPLRITGEAKQNALAFYASLPATLGGPLLSPELRFLPGALLRSRGRVIDALNIEEIRWPLAGVTVTEKGIDGRLQAIARASEPGQGDMLLHLDGRADDFLPDAGLWRWRYWGNGTFEPMQSRWSIAGRGEWRDEVITLSELTTRFDRWRYGSMTVEHPRLALSTPVRWARAQAAQALEGALTLDAGTTRFTSGASLPPSTLNFSVQGRDPSAFQFKGDLHAGDIGPVRVNGRWDGERLRGQAWWSPQPLAVFQPLLPPDWKLLLRDGGFYAQVAFSAAAGQGFEAGGHGVVKQGSAWTKDNQFNDVDFVLPFRFRDATWQLGTRGPVRLNIKEITSQVPAREITASLQGSYPWSEENPLVLSDVSASLLGGKIRMQQLRMPQHTPALLRLENISSSELITATNVKQVALSGAINGALPLWLDNPQWIVHDGWLTSPGPLTLRVDKEMADAMAHDNAAAAAAVNWLRYMEISRSWTRLDVDNLGVLRMRSEFQGESHVDGKKSGVRLNYQHQENLFTLWRSLRFGDNLQSWLEQHATLPAARCKATSGETCEEQP, from the coding sequence ATGAAGGGTAAATACAGAGCCGTCATCGCTTTATTACTTCTGCTTGTGCTGCTGCCGCTCACCCTGTTGTTAACCGCAGGCTACTGGCTGCCGACGCTCGCGGGCGTCTGGCTGCCGCAAGGAACGCGAATCGCGCTGGAGCATCGCCCGCGCCTGACCCGCTCCGCCATTGTGCTGCCGGATCTGCGCTATTTCGCAGGCGACTGCGAACTCGCCCGCGCCCATAACGTCGTCTTAAGCCACCCTGCGCGCTGGCGGCTTCATCTTGACGCGCTCACGCTCAACACCGGCTGCTTCAGCGCCATTCCCGACGACCCGACGCCCGGCGCGCCGCGCACGCTTGCCCAGTGGCAGTCGATGCTTCCTGAAAGTGACGTAGAGATCGCGCGTCTGACGCTCGTTGACCTCGCCGATTACGTCGGCGCACTGCAGGCGAGCCTGAGTCCACAGGCGCAGGTGGTGACATTTACCGGCGATAATCTGGACGTCAAAGCCCGCCTCGTGGGGCAGGCGCTGCGCATTGAGCGTCTGCGCGTACACGCGTTCGAGGGCCAGCCGCCGGTTTCGCTGCTTGGCGATTTCACGCTGGGCTTGATGCCGGATGGCATTCCCACCAAAGGCGCGGCGCAGGCGCGGTTCTCTCTGCCGCAGGCGCCATACCACGCCCGCGCGGAGCTGGAGTGGCGCGGCGGCGAAGGACAACTGCTGGTGTTCGCCGACGGCGATCCGGACCCGCTACTGGATCTGCCCTGGCAGGCCGGGCACGACGCGTTTGCCTTCAGCGACGGACGCTGGCGCTGGCCTTATCAGGGCTTTCCGCTGAGCGGGCGCGTGGCGCTGCGCGTGGAGAACTGGCGCGGCGGGATTGAGGCGGCGCGCGTCAGCGGGCGCATGAATGTGGTCACGCAAGGGAACGCGGGTAAGGGGAACGCGGTGCTCAGCTTCGGCCCCGGCACGTTGAGCCTGCGCCAGAGCGCCATGCCGCTGCGCATTACTGGCGAGGCCAAACAGAACGCGCTGGCGTTTTACGCGAGCCTGCCCGCCACGCTCGGTGGGCCGCTACTGTCACCCGAGCTGCGCTTTCTGCCGGGCGCGCTGCTGCGCTCGCGCGGTCGCGTCATTGACGCGCTGAATATTGAAGAGATTCGCTGGCCGCTGGCAGGCGTGACGGTGACAGAGAAGGGCATCGACGGACGATTACAGGCCATCGCGCGCGCCAGCGAGCCGGGCCAGGGTGATATGCTGCTGCATCTCGATGGCCGCGCCGATGATTTTCTGCCTGATGCCGGGCTGTGGCGCTGGCGCTACTGGGGGAATGGCACCTTTGAGCCGATGCAGTCTCGCTGGTCCATCGCCGGGCGCGGCGAATGGCGCGACGAGGTGATAACGCTCAGCGAACTCACTACCCGCTTCGATCGGTGGCGCTACGGCAGCATGACGGTCGAGCACCCCCGGCTGGCGCTCAGCACGCCGGTGCGCTGGGCGAGGGCGCAAGCCGCGCAGGCGCTGGAGGGCGCGCTCACGCTTGACGCCGGGACGACGCGTTTTACCAGCGGCGCGAGCCTCCCGCCGTCGACGCTCAACTTCAGCGTGCAGGGGCGTGACCCGAGCGCGTTCCAGTTTAAGGGCGATCTGCACGCGGGCGACATCGGGCCGGTACGCGTCAACGGGCGCTGGGATGGCGAGCGTCTGCGTGGTCAGGCGTGGTGGTCGCCGCAGCCGCTCGCGGTTTTCCAGCCGCTGCTGCCGCCGGACTGGAAGCTGCTGCTGCGCGACGGCGGCTTTTACGCCCAGGTGGCGTTTTCCGCCGCCGCAGGCCAGGGCTTCGAGGCGGGCGGACATGGCGTAGTGAAACAGGGCAGCGCCTGGACCAAAGACAATCAGTTCAACGACGTCGATTTCGTGCTACCGTTCCGCTTTCGCGATGCCACCTGGCAGCTCGGCACGCGCGGGCCGGTGCGGCTGAACATCAAGGAAATCACAAGCCAGGTGCCGGCGCGGGAGATAACGGCGTCGTTGCAGGGCAGTTACCCGTGGAGTGAGGAAAACCCGCTGGTGTTAAGCGACGTCAGCGCCTCGCTGCTCGGCGGGAAAATTCGCATGCAGCAGCTACGGATGCCGCAGCACACGCCCGCGCTGCTGCGCCTTGAGAATATCTCGTCAAGTGAGCTTATCACCGCCACGAATGTGAAACAGGTGGCGCTCTCCGGGGCGATTAACGGCGCGCTGCCGCTGTGGCTTGATAACCCTCAGTGGATTGTGCACGACGGCTGGCTCACCAGCCCCGGCCCGCTAACGCTGCGCGTCGATAAAGAGATGGCCGACGCGATGGCGCACGATAACGCGGCGGCCGCCGCGGCGGTGAACTGGCTGCGCTATATGGAAATTTCCCGCTCCTGGACGCGGCTCGACGTCGATAACCTCGGGGTGTTGCGCATGCGCTCGGAGTTTCAGGGCGAAAGCCACGTCGACGGCAAAAAAAGCGGCGTGCGGCTTAACTATCAGCATCAGGAAAATCTTTTCACGCTGTGGCGTAGTTTACGTTTTGGCGACAATTTACAGTCCTGGCTTGAGCAACACGCGACGCTGCCCGCCGCGCGCTGCAAGGCAACGTCAGGGGAGACCTGCGAGGAACAACCATGA
- a CDS encoding YnbE family lipoprotein has translation MKIVTALLSGIITIALSGCTPRIEVAAPKEPITINMNVKIEHDIHIKVDKDVEALLQSRSDLF, from the coding sequence ATGAAAATCGTAACCGCGCTTCTGTCGGGCATCATCACAATAGCGCTGTCCGGCTGTACGCCGCGCATTGAGGTGGCGGCGCCGAAAGAGCCGATTACCATTAATATGAACGTCAAAATCGAACACGATATCCATATCAAAGTGGATAAAGACGTCGAAGCGTTGCTGCAAAGCCGCAGCGATCTCTTCTGA
- a CDS encoding YdbL family protein — protein MKRLLVLTLALLLASPVSVALTLEEARAQGRVGETLTGYLAPVTQDAETTALVARINQARAESYRQVARQNGLPVDAVATMAGQKLVERSKAGEYVRGINGRWMKK, from the coding sequence ATGAAACGCCTGCTGGTGTTAACGCTGGCGCTGCTGCTGGCAAGCCCTGTCAGTGTCGCGCTGACGCTGGAAGAGGCCCGCGCTCAGGGGCGCGTAGGTGAAACGCTGACGGGCTATCTCGCGCCGGTGACGCAGGATGCCGAGACCACCGCGCTTGTGGCGCGCATCAATCAGGCGCGCGCGGAAAGCTACCGCCAGGTGGCGCGGCAAAATGGCCTGCCGGTCGATGCTGTGGCGACCATGGCGGGCCAGAAACTGGTGGAGCGCAGCAAAGCCGGTGAATATGTGCGCGGGATTAATGGCCGCTGGATGAAAAAATAG
- the azoR gene encoding FMN-dependent NADH-azoreductase: MSKVLVLKSSILAGYSQSNQLSDYFVDQWREQHSADEITVRDLAANPVPVLDGELVGALRPSDAPLTPRQQDALALSDELIAELNAHDVIVIAAPMYNFNIPTQLKNYFDLVARAGVTFRYTEKGPEGLVTGKRVIVLTSRGGIHKDTPTDLVTPYLSLFLGFIGMTDVKFVFAEGVAYGPEMATKAQSDAKAAIDALISA, from the coding sequence ATGAGCAAAGTACTCGTTCTGAAGTCCAGTATTCTGGCAGGTTACTCCCAGTCCAACCAGCTTTCCGACTATTTCGTTGACCAGTGGCGTGAACAGCACAGCGCGGATGAAATTACCGTGCGCGATCTCGCCGCGAACCCGGTTCCGGTGCTGGATGGCGAGCTGGTTGGCGCCCTGCGTCCGTCCGACGCGCCGCTGACACCACGTCAACAGGACGCGCTGGCGCTGTCTGATGAACTGATTGCCGAGCTGAACGCGCACGATGTGATTGTGATTGCGGCGCCGATGTACAATTTCAACATCCCGACCCAGCTGAAAAACTACTTTGACCTGGTGGCCCGCGCGGGCGTCACCTTCCGCTACACCGAGAAAGGCCCGGAAGGCCTGGTGACGGGCAAACGCGTTATCGTACTGACCAGCCGCGGCGGCATCCATAAAGATACCCCGACCGATCTGGTGACCCCGTACCTTTCCCTGTTCCTGGGCTTTATCGGCATGACCGATGTGAAATTCGTCTTCGCCGAAGGCGTGGCGTACGGCCCGGAAATGGCGACCAAAGCGCAGAGCGACGCGAAAGCCGCTATCGACGCGCTGATCTCCGCGTAA